One Streptomyces sp. B21-105 genomic region harbors:
- a CDS encoding MFS transporter yields the protein MSAERVLAPTPTAAYRWRWLALAALLLGEAMNLLDATIVQVAAPAIHGDLGGSVSDIQWFTTAYTLPFAVLLITGGRLGDIAGRRRVFVIGVTGFMLASAACALAPSVGLLIAFRVVQGASAAMIIPQTIGLIKTMFSGDEMSKALGSIGPVMGLAAVCGPVLGGVLTHADLFGSSWRAAFLVNVPVSLVVLAITPKMLENRAPKRPTLDMTGTLLAVIGTGLIVYPLIGGDIAAMSVWSWGAIAAGLIVMVVFGLHQRGVAAGGRSPLVEPSLFAHRSFPAALVTSASFFAVTNGLMMVIVLQLQLGLGTDVLNAGLTLAPWSVGLAIASWVAGAHLVRRYGHHTMSLGLAVLLVGALAAIAAYHTADPTAYPRPLLIALGVVGLGVGLFGPAFFTIALKPLQPQEIGSAAGLLNSLQQLGATLGVAVLGSVYLSSAEPGGPAESLHAVQVAFWVAIVLVVVSFVGSRLMIEKEASDKAGAQH from the coding sequence ATGAGTGCTGAGCGCGTGCTTGCGCCGACTCCCACAGCGGCGTACCGATGGCGGTGGCTGGCGCTCGCCGCCCTGCTGCTCGGTGAGGCCATGAACCTGTTGGACGCGACCATCGTGCAGGTCGCCGCACCGGCTATCCATGGCGACCTGGGTGGGTCGGTGTCCGACATCCAGTGGTTCACCACGGCCTACACCCTCCCGTTCGCGGTGCTGCTGATCACCGGTGGCCGGCTGGGCGACATCGCCGGCCGGCGGCGGGTGTTCGTCATCGGCGTCACGGGATTCATGCTCGCGTCCGCCGCGTGTGCCCTGGCCCCCTCGGTTGGACTCCTGATCGCCTTCCGCGTGGTGCAGGGAGCCTCGGCGGCCATGATCATTCCCCAGACCATCGGTCTGATCAAGACCATGTTCTCCGGCGACGAGATGTCCAAGGCGCTGGGCAGCATTGGCCCCGTGATGGGCCTTGCCGCGGTCTGCGGTCCGGTGCTCGGCGGCGTCCTGACCCATGCCGACCTGTTCGGCTCGTCCTGGCGCGCGGCATTCCTGGTCAACGTCCCGGTGTCGCTGGTCGTGCTGGCCATCACCCCCAAGATGCTGGAGAACCGCGCTCCGAAGCGGCCCACGCTCGACATGACCGGCACTCTTTTGGCCGTGATCGGTACCGGGCTCATCGTCTACCCCCTCATCGGTGGCGACATCGCCGCGATGTCCGTGTGGAGCTGGGGGGCCATCGCCGCCGGACTGATCGTGATGGTCGTGTTCGGACTGCACCAACGCGGCGTGGCAGCGGGCGGCCGCAGCCCGCTGGTGGAGCCGAGCCTTTTCGCGCATCGGAGCTTCCCGGCCGCCTTGGTGACGTCGGCATCTTTCTTCGCGGTGACGAACGGTCTGATGATGGTCATCGTGCTCCAGCTTCAGCTGGGACTCGGCACCGACGTACTCAATGCCGGGCTGACGCTGGCTCCGTGGTCGGTCGGCCTGGCCATCGCGTCGTGGGTGGCCGGTGCCCACCTGGTCCGGCGCTATGGGCACCACACGATGTCCCTCGGCCTCGCCGTACTCCTGGTCGGAGCGCTGGCTGCCATCGCCGCATACCACACGGCGGACCCCACGGCCTACCCCAGGCCGCTGCTGATCGCACTGGGTGTCGTCGGCCTGGGAGTCGGCCTCTTCGGCCCTGCCTTCTTCACCATCGCCCTGAAGCCGCTGCAGCCGCAGGAGATCGGGTCGGCGGCCGGACTGCTGAACTCCCTCCAGCAGCTGGGTGCCACGCTCGGGGTCGCCGTCCTCGGCAGCGTTTACCTCAGCAGCGCAGAACCCGGCGGTCCTGCGGAGTCTCTGCACGCAGTCCAGGTTGCCTTCTGGGTTGCCATTGTGCTGGTGGTGGTGAGCTTTGTCGGCAGCAGGCTGATGATCGAGAAGGAGGCTTCGGACAAGGCCGGAGCACAGCACTGA
- a CDS encoding Lrp/AsnC family transcriptional regulator — MLDDLDRALIHALHIDGRAPFSQIAAALDVSPQTIARRYRRLRDEASLRVVGLADPHRAGQTQWLIRLTAAASSAQDLAHALARRPDTSWVKLTSGGTEIVAIIHAPTDAAAGNSLLLRDLPRTNNVTAVSAHCLLHMYLGGPTNWRRSAAALNEEQQRILRSHELADAAYVPVPRQLSDGDVDLLVALQKDGRASHAELAQATGWSPVTVARRLADLQAGGAIFFDVEVDTGQFGANTRALLWMSVSPAHLEHVATTLAGHDELAFVAATTGPTNLVAQALCSDPADLHHYLARRLGSLDAIHTLETSPVLQNVKAASPMITELARTRRPAPAARVRL; from the coding sequence ATGCTCGACGACCTGGACCGTGCGCTGATCCATGCGCTGCACATAGACGGACGCGCGCCCTTCAGCCAGATCGCCGCCGCCCTCGACGTCTCACCCCAGACCATCGCCCGCCGCTACCGGCGGCTGCGCGACGAGGCGTCGTTACGCGTCGTCGGGCTCGCCGACCCCCACCGAGCCGGCCAGACTCAGTGGCTCATCAGACTCACCGCCGCAGCGAGCTCCGCGCAGGATCTCGCACACGCCCTGGCCCGGCGACCGGACACGTCATGGGTCAAACTCACCTCCGGCGGCACCGAAATCGTCGCGATCATCCATGCCCCCACCGACGCTGCTGCCGGCAACTCCCTGCTCTTGCGCGACCTCCCACGCACCAACAACGTCACGGCGGTGTCCGCTCACTGCCTGCTGCACATGTATCTCGGAGGTCCCACGAACTGGCGCCGCAGCGCCGCCGCCCTCAACGAGGAGCAGCAGCGAATCCTGCGATCGCACGAGTTGGCCGACGCCGCGTACGTCCCCGTGCCACGTCAACTCAGCGACGGGGATGTCGATTTGCTGGTCGCACTGCAGAAGGACGGGCGTGCCAGCCACGCGGAACTCGCCCAGGCGACCGGCTGGTCCCCGGTCACCGTCGCGCGCCGCCTGGCCGATCTGCAGGCGGGCGGAGCCATCTTCTTCGACGTCGAGGTCGACACCGGGCAGTTCGGCGCCAACACCAGGGCACTGCTGTGGATGTCAGTGAGCCCCGCGCATCTGGAACATGTGGCGACGACCCTGGCGGGTCACGACGAACTCGCCTTCGTCGCCGCGACCACCGGACCCACCAACCTCGTGGCCCAGGCACTGTGCAGTGACCCTGCCGACCTGCATCATTACCTCGCCCGTCGGCTCGGCTCCCTCGATGCGATCCACACCCTCGAGACCAGCCCGGTGCTGCAGAACGTCAAGGCGGCAAGCCCGATGATCACGGAGCTTGCCCGTACCCGTCGGCCGGCTCCGGCGGCGCGCGTACGGCTGTGA
- a CDS encoding SAM-dependent methyltransferase encodes MVELKTPSVGVGQTALFVAWMRQLESDRPDALFRDPLAAAMLSALAEDPVLADVAEVIKQTHNSARGFPTYFAVRTRFFDDEVLSAVQRGIRQVVTLAAGVDGRTVRLELPAGTRWFEVELPEMTAFKEALIEQSGLPLACERRGVAADLREDWQSALRAAGFDPSQPTVWLVEGLLMYLTDAAGDAILAGLSELSAPGSQLMLEHLKAAMLEEEGRPVRERVEEQGASWLSARDDLKTWMGGHGWQAEVYAGDDPRIGHGRTVAPLPACWLATGTLTGSGGSPVV; translated from the coding sequence ATGGTCGAGTTGAAGACGCCTTCGGTCGGAGTCGGGCAGACCGCACTCTTCGTCGCGTGGATGCGGCAACTGGAAAGCGACCGTCCGGATGCGCTGTTCCGGGATCCCCTCGCCGCTGCGATGCTCTCGGCGCTGGCGGAAGACCCGGTGCTGGCGGACGTGGCCGAGGTGATCAAGCAGACCCACAACAGCGCGCGCGGCTTCCCCACGTACTTCGCGGTGCGCACGCGGTTCTTCGACGACGAGGTGCTCTCCGCGGTCCAGCGCGGGATCCGCCAGGTTGTCACGCTGGCCGCGGGCGTGGACGGGCGCACCGTCCGGCTGGAGCTGCCGGCTGGGACGCGCTGGTTCGAGGTGGAGTTGCCGGAGATGACCGCGTTCAAGGAGGCTCTGATCGAGCAGTCCGGCCTGCCCCTCGCGTGCGAGCGCCGCGGGGTGGCCGCAGATCTGCGGGAAGACTGGCAGTCGGCGCTGCGAGCTGCGGGTTTCGACCCGTCACAGCCGACGGTCTGGCTGGTCGAGGGTCTCTTGATGTACCTGACCGACGCTGCGGGAGACGCGATCCTGGCCGGTCTCAGTGAGCTGTCCGCACCGGGAAGCCAGCTCATGCTGGAGCATCTCAAGGCGGCCATGCTCGAGGAAGAGGGGAGGCCCGTGCGGGAACGGGTCGAGGAGCAGGGGGCCTCCTGGCTCTCCGCTCGCGACGACCTCAAGACCTGGATGGGCGGTCACGGCTGGCAGGCAGAGGTGTATGCGGGCGACGACCCCCGCATAGGGCACGGGCGCACGGTGGCACCGCTCCCGGCATGCTGGCTGGCGACCGGCACGCTCACTGGCTCCGGTGGCTCTCCCGTGGTTTGA
- a CDS encoding ISAs1 family transposase has translation MCRQSATVCLVKSPTRQHCATGPLAERLATLADPRCRRGKRHPFVAVLLIVCSAVVTGASSFAAIDEWATDAPQDVLARLGARTATALAVRVPPSGATIRRVIKDTCPGGLADLLGHDPAGADTLAVDGKSARGSRLGATQAAHLLAAMTGTGMTVTQLRVPEKTNEITCFAALLDPYDLQGVTVTGDALHTQRDHARFLVEAKKAHYVFTVKRNQKNLYEQLRTLPWGEATAKFYDRTTGHGRKETRVVQALTVTDLGVDFPHAAQVAKVVRHRTDAKTGKQSRETVYVITDLTSRQASPERIAKILRAHWVIENRLHFVRDTAFREDASKIRTGHGPENMATLRSFAINQLRNAGHTNIAAGLRTTALRPYERPLALLGLN, from the coding sequence ATGTGCCGTCAGTCTGCCACCGTCTGTCTGGTCAAGTCGCCCACCCGTCAGCACTGTGCGACGGGTCCGCTGGCCGAGCGGCTGGCCACGCTGGCCGATCCGCGGTGCCGGCGCGGGAAGCGTCACCCCTTCGTGGCAGTACTGCTGATCGTCTGCTCCGCTGTGGTGACCGGGGCGAGTAGCTTCGCGGCGATCGATGAGTGGGCCACCGACGCCCCGCAGGACGTTCTGGCCCGGCTCGGCGCCCGCACCGCGACCGCTCTGGCCGTCCGGGTCCCACCCAGTGGCGCGACGATCCGCCGGGTCATCAAGGACACCTGCCCCGGCGGTCTGGCCGACCTCCTCGGCCACGACCCGGCCGGCGCGGACACCCTCGCCGTGGACGGCAAGAGCGCCCGCGGCTCGCGCCTCGGCGCCACCCAGGCCGCCCACCTGCTGGCCGCGATGACCGGCACCGGAATGACCGTCACCCAGCTCCGAGTCCCGGAGAAGACGAACGAGATCACGTGCTTCGCCGCTCTCCTGGACCCCTATGACCTGCAAGGAGTCACCGTGACCGGCGATGCTCTCCACACCCAGCGCGACCACGCCCGCTTCCTCGTCGAGGCGAAGAAAGCGCACTACGTCTTCACGGTGAAGCGGAACCAGAAGAACCTCTACGAGCAGTTGCGAACGCTGCCCTGGGGCGAGGCGACGGCGAAGTTCTACGACCGAACCACCGGCCACGGCCGCAAGGAAACCCGGGTCGTGCAGGCCCTGACCGTCACCGACCTCGGCGTCGACTTCCCCCACGCCGCCCAGGTCGCCAAGGTCGTACGCCACCGCACCGACGCCAAGACCGGTAAGCAGAGCCGCGAGACCGTCTACGTCATCACCGACCTGACCAGCCGCCAGGCATCCCCGGAACGCATCGCGAAGATCCTGAGGGCGCACTGGGTGATCGAGAACAGGCTCCACTTCGTCCGGGACACCGCCTTTCGCGAGGACGCCTCGAAGATCCGCACCGGGCACGGCCCGGAGAACATGGCCACCCTGCGCAGTTTCGCCATCAACCAGCTCCGCAACGCCGGCCACACCAACATCGCCGCCGGACTCCGCACGACAGCCCTCCGCCCCTACGAGCGGCCACTGGCACTCCTCGGACTCAACTGA
- a CDS encoding FAD-dependent oxidoreductase, whose translation MTLIDRDELPQADENRRGVPQGRHAHAILPAGTQWLQEMFPGLLEDFEASGVPVVRQPTEMHFAPGGHLLSQEGRYADPIPTYQPSRPQLECQVRDRLRGLPNVEIFDQCEATGLLSTSDGRHVIGARVAHRESGAEQELAADLVVDATGRGGRTTRWLADLGYDQPQEDRIAVDIKYVSRNLRVAPGSLGRRKVVIVGACPGRPTGATFLQHGEDHWMLTLIGYAGHHPPIDPSGFLDFAKPIVPPDVFEALCAAEPLDDPIAHRYPASVRRRYERLERFPDGLLVFGDALCSFNPVYGQGMSAAALQAGALKEALAQGVDQLPRRFFKTAARRIEVAWQMAVGSDLALPEVAGPRPLPVRVTNAYFGWLMSAAERDSALTQEFVKVSSLLSPPTILLRPATIGRVVLGNLRRQGRAEARQEM comes from the coding sequence GTGACTTTGATCGACCGCGACGAGCTGCCGCAGGCGGACGAGAACCGGCGCGGGGTGCCGCAGGGCCGCCACGCGCACGCGATATTGCCCGCCGGCACCCAGTGGCTCCAGGAAATGTTTCCCGGTCTGCTCGAGGACTTCGAGGCGAGCGGTGTGCCCGTGGTCCGGCAACCCACCGAGATGCACTTCGCACCAGGAGGCCACCTGTTGAGCCAGGAGGGCCGCTATGCGGACCCCATCCCCACCTATCAGCCGAGCCGGCCACAGCTGGAATGCCAAGTCCGCGATCGGCTGCGGGGGCTACCGAACGTCGAGATCTTCGACCAGTGCGAGGCAACCGGGCTCCTCAGCACCTCGGACGGACGACACGTCATAGGCGCCCGCGTCGCCCACCGCGAGAGCGGAGCGGAGCAGGAGCTCGCCGCAGACCTCGTCGTCGACGCGACGGGCCGCGGTGGACGCACCACGCGGTGGCTGGCGGACCTGGGCTACGACCAGCCGCAGGAGGACCGGATCGCGGTCGACATCAAGTACGTCAGCCGGAACCTGAGGGTGGCGCCGGGCTCTCTCGGCCGGAGGAAAGTCGTCATCGTCGGGGCGTGCCCGGGACGGCCCACCGGTGCAACGTTTCTCCAGCACGGCGAAGACCACTGGATGCTGACACTGATCGGCTACGCAGGACATCACCCGCCCATCGACCCGAGCGGGTTCCTGGACTTCGCCAAGCCCATCGTCCCCCCGGACGTCTTCGAGGCCCTCTGTGCCGCCGAGCCCTTGGACGACCCGATCGCGCACCGCTATCCGGCGAGCGTGCGTCGCCGTTACGAACGGCTGGAACGTTTCCCCGATGGACTGCTCGTCTTCGGCGACGCGCTCTGCAGCTTCAACCCCGTCTACGGCCAGGGGATGTCCGCAGCCGCACTGCAGGCGGGAGCGCTGAAGGAGGCTCTCGCCCAGGGCGTGGACCAGTTGCCACGCCGCTTCTTCAAAACGGCCGCACGGCGCATCGAGGTCGCCTGGCAGATGGCCGTCGGCAGCGACCTCGCTCTCCCCGAGGTCGCCGGCCCGCGTCCGCTCCCGGTACGCGTCACCAATGCCTACTTCGGCTGGCTCATGAGTGCGGCAGAACGCGACTCGGCGCTCACTCAGGAGTTCGTCAAGGTCAGTTCACTGCTCTCTCCCCCCACGATTCTGCTCAGGCCCGCCACGATCGGGCGTGTCGTCCTCGGCAACCTGCGGCGCCAAGGGCGAGCGGAGGCACGACAAGAGATGTGA
- a CDS encoding acyl-CoA dehydrogenase family protein produces MSNPVVSTAVQAPDRAELVKRAGSLRDLLSEHAVECERERRLAPSVVSAMTEAGLMRLMTPRRHGGYETDMRTLLEVAIELGRGCCSAAWIAGVLNAGNFVASLFPPAAGDEVWGEDPDARCALVLGLPAQDVEQVDGGVVVSGQWAYVSGCLHAQWISALIAVPTAEGRPDIRFALMRSDELTIKDTWHFAGMRGTGSNTVVADRLFVPSHRLVPYVPILNGETDGVVDPDLPYRNSLTGLFAIGLIGSLIGGAEAALAFVQDKGPTRPVAGSTYRDQTQSPTFQLDLADATSKIDTAKLIAARIADTVDEYARAGINTDLTVRARNRLESAQVGRLCREAVDTLLTAHGSSAFNEANPLQRLWRDINVGSRHAGFGMGIPEQVYGRALVGQDPRDISFIV; encoded by the coding sequence ATGTCGAATCCGGTGGTTTCTACCGCCGTACAGGCCCCTGACCGCGCCGAGCTCGTGAAGCGGGCCGGAAGCTTACGGGACCTGCTGTCGGAGCATGCCGTCGAATGCGAACGTGAGCGTCGTCTTGCCCCGAGCGTCGTTTCCGCCATGACTGAGGCGGGTCTCATGCGGTTGATGACCCCGCGGCGGCACGGGGGTTACGAGACGGACATGCGCACTCTGCTCGAGGTCGCCATCGAACTCGGCCGCGGATGCTGCTCCGCGGCTTGGATCGCGGGCGTTCTGAACGCCGGGAACTTCGTGGCGTCACTGTTTCCCCCGGCCGCCGGTGACGAGGTGTGGGGCGAGGACCCCGACGCCCGGTGCGCCCTCGTCCTGGGACTCCCCGCACAGGACGTCGAGCAGGTCGACGGAGGCGTCGTCGTCAGCGGTCAGTGGGCCTACGTATCAGGCTGCCTGCACGCCCAGTGGATCAGCGCCCTGATTGCCGTACCCACCGCCGAGGGTCGGCCGGACATCCGCTTCGCCCTGATGCGGTCCGACGAGCTCACCATCAAGGACACCTGGCACTTCGCCGGGATGCGCGGCACCGGCAGCAACACCGTGGTCGCCGACCGGCTCTTCGTACCCAGCCACCGGCTGGTGCCCTACGTGCCCATCCTCAACGGCGAGACCGACGGCGTGGTCGACCCCGACCTGCCCTATCGCAACAGCCTGACCGGCCTGTTCGCCATCGGACTGATCGGCTCACTGATCGGCGGTGCTGAGGCCGCGCTTGCCTTCGTACAGGACAAGGGCCCCACCCGTCCCGTGGCCGGCTCCACCTACCGCGACCAGACCCAGTCGCCGACCTTTCAGCTCGATCTCGCCGACGCCACCTCGAAGATCGACACGGCCAAACTGATCGCGGCCCGCATCGCCGACACCGTCGATGAGTACGCCCGGGCCGGCATCAACACGGACCTGACGGTGCGCGCCCGAAACCGGCTGGAGTCCGCCCAGGTCGGCCGACTGTGCCGGGAAGCCGTCGACACCCTGTTGACCGCGCACGGCTCCTCCGCCTTCAACGAGGCCAATCCGCTCCAGCGACTCTGGCGCGACATCAACGTCGGCAGCCGCCACGCCGGCTTCGGCATGGGCATTCCCGAGCAGGTCTACGGCCGTGCCCTCGTCGGCCAGGATCCCCGCGACATCAGCTTCATCGTCTGA
- a CDS encoding PhzA/PhzB family protein: protein MAEPRIPADETEVRAHNRAIVEQYMNTRGEDRLRRHLLFTEDGVGGLWTTESGEPIVISGRDRLGEHAVWSLKCFPDWAWINIEIFDTQDPNRFWVECDGEGKILFPGYPEGYYRNHFIHSFLFQNGKIKQQREFMNPCQQFRSLGIDVPRVEREGIPT, encoded by the coding sequence ATGGCAGAGCCCCGAATACCCGCCGACGAGACCGAGGTTCGCGCCCACAACCGCGCCATCGTCGAGCAGTACATGAACACCCGCGGCGAGGACCGGCTCCGGCGGCACCTCCTCTTCACCGAGGACGGCGTCGGCGGCCTGTGGACCACGGAAAGCGGCGAACCGATCGTGATCAGTGGCCGTGACCGGCTGGGGGAACACGCCGTCTGGTCGCTCAAGTGCTTCCCCGACTGGGCCTGGATCAACATCGAGATCTTCGACACCCAGGACCCCAACCGCTTCTGGGTCGAATGCGACGGCGAAGGAAAGATTCTCTTCCCCGGTTATCCCGAGGGGTACTACCGCAATCACTTCATCCACTCGTTCCTTTTTCAGAATGGGAAGATCAAGCAGCAGCGCGAGTTCATGAACCCGTGCCAGCAGTTCCGCTCCCTGGGAATCGACGTCCCGCGTGTCGAACGCGAGGGAATCCCCACCTGA
- a CDS encoding 3-deoxy-7-phosphoheptulonate synthase: MGHAVTDVQRAKALQQPEWNDFSQVQRVREILSSRPPLVRVDDVHTLRSLLASVATGEAHVVQAGDCAEDPGECTAEHVRRKTAVLDLLATTLKMVTGKPVLRVGRIAGQFAKPRSNSFEQVGDLVLPVYRGHMVNSPEPDLEGRQPDPLRILTGYMAAGDIVEHLGWRAPALRAWPSIEPLVWTSHEALLLDYEVPMIREVGDGRRWLGSTHWPWIGERTRQLDGAHVELLADVVNPVACKVGPSMSTEEITSLCERLDPLKEPGRLTLIARMGADAVGDRLPPLVAAVRSAGHPVIWLCDPMHGNTITASDGKKTRLLTTLAREVAGFRRAVAAAGGVAGGLHLETTPDDVTECVADASALGSVGGRHTTFCDPRLNSRQAVSLVTAWSDAL; encoded by the coding sequence GTGGGACATGCAGTAACCGACGTCCAGCGGGCGAAAGCCCTGCAACAACCCGAATGGAACGATTTTTCACAGGTCCAGCGCGTGAGGGAAATCCTCAGCTCCCGCCCGCCGCTGGTCCGCGTGGACGACGTGCACACGCTCAGGTCGCTGCTCGCGTCCGTCGCCACGGGCGAAGCACACGTGGTGCAGGCGGGAGACTGCGCGGAGGACCCGGGAGAGTGCACCGCGGAGCACGTCCGGCGAAAGACCGCCGTCCTTGACCTGCTGGCCACCACGCTGAAGATGGTCACCGGCAAGCCCGTCCTGCGCGTCGGGCGCATCGCGGGGCAGTTCGCCAAGCCGCGGTCGAACAGCTTCGAGCAGGTCGGCGACCTGGTCCTGCCCGTGTACCGCGGGCACATGGTCAACAGCCCGGAACCCGATCTGGAGGGCAGGCAGCCGGACCCGCTGCGCATCCTCACCGGGTACATGGCGGCGGGTGACATCGTGGAACACCTGGGCTGGCGCGCCCCGGCTCTGCGCGCGTGGCCGAGCATCGAGCCCCTGGTGTGGACGAGCCATGAGGCACTGCTCCTGGACTACGAAGTCCCAATGATCCGAGAGGTCGGGGACGGCAGGCGCTGGCTCGGCTCCACGCACTGGCCGTGGATCGGCGAACGGACCCGGCAGTTGGACGGCGCCCATGTCGAGTTGCTCGCCGACGTCGTGAACCCTGTGGCCTGCAAGGTCGGCCCGAGCATGAGCACCGAAGAAATCACGTCCCTGTGCGAACGGCTCGACCCGCTCAAAGAGCCCGGCCGGCTCACTTTGATCGCACGTATGGGCGCTGACGCCGTCGGTGACCGCCTGCCGCCTCTGGTGGCTGCGGTCCGCTCCGCGGGCCATCCCGTGATCTGGTTGTGCGACCCCATGCACGGCAACACCATCACCGCATCGGACGGCAAGAAGACCCGCTTGCTGACCACCCTGGCCCGGGAGGTTGCCGGGTTCCGGCGCGCGGTTGCGGCGGCGGGCGGAGTGGCCGGCGGACTGCACCTGGAAACCACCCCGGACGACGTGACCGAGTGCGTCGCCGACGCGTCCGCGCTCGGCTCGGTCGGCGGCCGACACACGACCTTCTGCGACCCCCGCCTCAACTCACGGCAGGCCGTCTCCCTGGTCACGGCCTGGTCCGACGCTCTGTGA
- a CDS encoding isochorismatase family protein yields the protein MAGLPPIASYPLPTAESLPENLAQWAPRPERTVLLVHDMQRYFLNALPNPLRTELVHNAAMLRKRCAALGVPVAYTAQPGRMTDEQRGLLKDFWGPGMRTDPADREVTPELAPAEGDWTFTKWRYSAFFRSDLLERMRVSGRDQLVLCGVYAHVGVLATALEAFTNDIQTFLVADAVGDFSENHHRLALDYAAQRCAMVVPSTEVFA from the coding sequence ATGGCCGGCCTACCCCCCATCGCGTCGTACCCCCTGCCGACCGCGGAGAGCCTGCCCGAGAACCTGGCACAGTGGGCGCCGCGCCCGGAGCGCACCGTCCTGCTCGTCCACGACATGCAGCGCTACTTCCTCAACGCCCTGCCGAACCCCCTGCGCACCGAGCTCGTCCACAACGCCGCCATGCTGCGCAAGCGCTGCGCCGCTCTCGGAGTGCCCGTGGCGTACACCGCGCAGCCCGGGCGGATGACCGACGAGCAGCGAGGGCTGCTGAAGGATTTCTGGGGGCCGGGAATGCGCACCGACCCGGCCGACCGGGAAGTGACGCCGGAACTGGCCCCTGCCGAGGGCGACTGGACGTTCACCAAGTGGAGGTACAGCGCCTTCTTCCGCTCGGACCTGCTGGAGCGTATGCGGGTCTCCGGCCGCGACCAGCTCGTCCTGTGCGGCGTGTACGCGCATGTCGGCGTTCTGGCCACGGCGTTGGAAGCCTTCACCAACGACATCCAGACGTTCCTCGTTGCCGACGCCGTCGGCGACTTCTCCGAGAACCATCACCGGCTCGCACTGGACTACGCCGCCCAGCGT